A region of Leifsonia xyli DNA encodes the following proteins:
- a CDS encoding HxlR family transcriptional regulator, with protein sequence MTNQHYGQFCGLARAAEIVGQRWTLLILRDLSVGPRRYSELVAGLPGIPTNTLASRLKELEDEGIVERMAPTGAERSVVYALTPRGEELGPALDALSRWGAGGMRAPREGEIVTTASITAALKVAAGDGVVPADWDTAYEVHVADVTSHVIMRDGVIVVGPGPVDSPDLVITAGPQIRDVMAGELDATTAVATGAVQLEGDPALFERFAERLRVPFSANVPALG encoded by the coding sequence ATGACGAACCAGCACTACGGCCAGTTCTGCGGCCTGGCGCGCGCGGCCGAGATCGTCGGCCAGCGGTGGACGCTGCTGATCCTCCGCGACCTCAGTGTGGGGCCCCGGCGCTACTCGGAGCTGGTGGCCGGGCTCCCCGGCATCCCGACGAACACCCTGGCCTCGCGGCTCAAAGAGCTCGAGGACGAGGGCATCGTCGAGCGGATGGCCCCCACCGGCGCCGAGCGCTCGGTCGTCTACGCGCTGACGCCGCGCGGCGAGGAGCTGGGGCCGGCGCTCGACGCGCTCTCCCGCTGGGGTGCCGGCGGGATGCGCGCGCCGCGTGAGGGGGAGATCGTGACCACCGCATCCATCACCGCGGCGCTGAAAGTGGCCGCGGGAGACGGCGTGGTTCCGGCGGACTGGGACACCGCCTACGAGGTGCACGTGGCCGACGTGACCTCGCACGTGATCATGCGCGACGGCGTCATCGTCGTCGGACCGGGGCCGGTCGACAGCCCGGACCTGGTCATCACCGCGGGTCCTCAGATCCGCGACGTGATGGCGGGCGAGCTGGACGCGACCACCGCGGTGGCGACGGGAGCGGTGCAGCTCGAGGGCGACCCGGCCCTGTTCGAGCGGTTCGCCGAGAGGTTGCGGGTGCCCTTCAGCGCGAACGTGCCGGCGCTCGGCTGA
- a CDS encoding deaminase, translated as MKLTVSLQVTVDGVAQANGGNSEELDPGFTRGGWAIGVGDAEAAGYILKTWRRPDAFLLGRKTFDLFETYWGARSDDGGFGEAISSKPKYVVSDTLSDPAWEQTTVLSGDLAARIRELKDGGDGELLLVGSVALARWLLESELVDELNLVQFPVIVGQGEAFLPRRGRDFALDLQDARVFPSGIVALTYRVGGRPQYA; from the coding sequence ATGAAGCTCACCGTCAGCCTGCAGGTCACTGTGGACGGAGTCGCCCAAGCGAACGGCGGCAACAGCGAGGAGCTGGATCCCGGATTCACCCGCGGCGGCTGGGCCATCGGGGTGGGCGATGCGGAAGCCGCGGGCTACATCCTGAAGACCTGGCGACGCCCCGACGCCTTCCTGCTGGGCCGCAAGACGTTCGACCTGTTCGAGACGTACTGGGGCGCGCGGAGCGACGACGGCGGGTTCGGCGAGGCGATCAGTTCCAAGCCCAAGTACGTCGTGTCGGACACGCTCAGCGACCCAGCCTGGGAGCAGACGACGGTCCTCTCCGGAGACCTCGCGGCGCGCATCCGCGAGCTGAAGGACGGCGGCGACGGCGAGCTGCTCCTGGTAGGCAGCGTCGCGCTCGCACGCTGGCTGCTCGAGAGCGAGCTGGTGGACGAGCTGAACCTCGTCCAGTTCCCCGTCATCGTCGGGCAGGGCGAGGCGTTCCTCCCTCGCAGGGGCCGCGACTTCGCCCTGGACCTGCAGGACGCACGGGTCTTCCCGAGCGGGATCGTCGCCCTGACCTACCGCGTCGGCGGCCGACCGCAGTACGCCTGA
- a CDS encoding phospholipase: MDDHAGDWFLTRSERGNPASDIQAGDDGSSWSEGNHVRPLIHGATYFARLHAELTALRPGDRVFFTDWRGDADERLLPDGPTIGELLAGLAKDGVEVRGLVWRSHGERVKAPISGASNELLGRQVNEAGGEVLLDQRVRMFGSHHQKFFVIRHRDDPTRDVAFVGGIDLSHSRRDDAEHRGDPQAVEMDPRYGERPPWHDAALELRGPVVADVLKVFAERWDDPHPLDHRNPYRMLLQRFADMPRHPKPLPEAAAPPPPAGPHAVQLLRTYSPKRPPFPFAPKGERSIARAYAKAFGRARSLIYIEDQYLWSPEVAASIAKALVRSPQLQVIVVVPRYPDQDGALTGPPSRLGQLRAIAKLRRVAPDRVGVFDLENSEGTPIYVHAKICVVDDTWATCGSDNFNRRSWTTDSELTCAVFDESPDGDAEGSATSFARDLRLQLWAEHLGLDRDDPRLRDMEDSLALWREAATALDRWQANGRRTPRPAGQIRPHRIERVTRFQRVWADPLYRYILDPDSRPRRLRGTSIF; the protein is encoded by the coding sequence GTGGACGATCACGCCGGGGACTGGTTCCTCACACGCTCAGAACGGGGCAACCCCGCGAGTGACATCCAAGCGGGCGACGACGGTTCCTCCTGGTCCGAGGGCAACCACGTCCGCCCGCTCATCCACGGCGCCACCTACTTCGCCCGCCTGCACGCCGAGCTCACCGCCCTCCGCCCCGGCGACCGCGTCTTCTTCACCGACTGGCGCGGGGATGCCGACGAGCGCCTCCTTCCCGACGGCCCGACCATCGGGGAGCTGCTCGCAGGTCTGGCCAAGGATGGCGTCGAGGTGCGCGGGCTCGTCTGGCGGTCACACGGCGAGCGGGTGAAGGCTCCCATCAGTGGCGCCTCCAATGAGCTGCTGGGGCGGCAGGTCAACGAGGCCGGCGGCGAGGTGCTGCTGGACCAGCGGGTGCGGATGTTCGGGTCGCACCATCAGAAGTTCTTCGTGATCCGGCACCGTGACGATCCGACGCGGGATGTCGCGTTCGTCGGCGGCATCGACCTGAGCCACAGTCGGCGCGACGATGCCGAGCACCGGGGGGATCCGCAGGCGGTGGAGATGGATCCGCGCTATGGGGAGCGGCCGCCGTGGCACGATGCAGCCCTGGAGTTGCGTGGGCCGGTCGTCGCGGACGTGCTGAAGGTGTTCGCCGAGCGGTGGGACGATCCGCATCCACTGGATCACCGCAACCCGTACCGGATGCTTCTGCAGCGGTTCGCGGACATGCCCCGGCATCCGAAGCCGCTGCCGGAGGCCGCCGCGCCTCCGCCGCCGGCCGGGCCGCATGCGGTCCAGTTGCTGCGGACGTACAGTCCGAAGCGGCCTCCGTTTCCGTTCGCGCCGAAGGGGGAGCGCAGCATCGCGCGGGCCTACGCGAAGGCGTTCGGCCGGGCGCGGTCGCTCATCTACATCGAGGACCAGTACCTGTGGTCGCCGGAGGTCGCCGCGAGCATCGCGAAGGCGCTCGTCCGCAGTCCGCAGTTGCAGGTGATCGTTGTCGTCCCGCGGTATCCGGACCAGGATGGCGCGCTCACCGGGCCGCCCAGCCGGCTCGGGCAGCTGCGCGCGATCGCTAAGCTGCGGCGGGTGGCCCCGGATCGGGTGGGCGTGTTCGACCTGGAGAACAGCGAAGGGACGCCGATCTACGTTCACGCGAAGATCTGCGTCGTCGACGACACGTGGGCGACGTGCGGGTCGGACAACTTCAACCGGCGGTCCTGGACCACGGACAGCGAGCTCACCTGCGCCGTCTTCGACGAAAGCCCGGACGGCGACGCGGAGGGAAGCGCCACGAGCTTCGCGCGCGACCTGCGCCTGCAGCTCTGGGCCGAGCACCTCGGGCTCGACCGCGACGACCCCCGGCTGCGAGACATGGAGGACAGCCTCGCGCTCTGGAGGGAGGCAGCCACCGCTCTTGATCGCTGGCAGGCGAACGGGCGCCGGACGCCGAGACCGGCCGGGCAGATCCGCCCGCACCGCATCGAACGCGTCACGCGCTTCCAGCGTGTCTGGGCGGATCCGCTGTACCGCTACATCCTGGACCCGGACTCGCGACCGCGCCGACTGCGGGGCACCTCGATCTTCTGA
- a CDS encoding transcription initiation protein has product MSKFMISFPSGEMHFRPEEFDTVVAESHAVIEEIKQAGAYVFGGGIDETVPPVLVSAEGGVREGTYPQTSHLEGGYTIIEVPTRDDALLWASKIAKACRCDQELRAFGYDPAS; this is encoded by the coding sequence ATGTCGAAGTTCATGATCTCGTTCCCGAGTGGCGAGATGCATTTCCGGCCGGAGGAGTTCGACACGGTCGTGGCGGAGTCGCACGCCGTGATCGAGGAGATCAAGCAGGCCGGCGCCTACGTGTTCGGCGGAGGGATCGACGAGACCGTCCCGCCGGTGCTGGTGTCCGCCGAGGGCGGCGTCCGGGAGGGGACATACCCGCAGACGTCGCACCTCGAGGGCGGGTACACGATCATCGAGGTGCCGACCCGGGATGACGCACTGCTCTGGGCGTCGAAGATCGCGAAGGCGTGCCGCTGCGATCAGGAGCTGCGGGCGTTCGGCTACGACCCGGCGTCGTAG
- a CDS encoding MFS transporter produces the protein MTDTIAASTHSPATPAASGVERRNRTALRLLLAAVFVVFLNETMMAVALPRIQESLHIDATKGQWLTTAFALTMAVVIPITGWLMQRLRTRTVFTVAMSSFVVGTLIAALSPAFEVLVAGRVVQAVGTAIMMPLMMTTVMTIVPVDERGRTMGRVSIVMSVAPAVGPIVSGALIQVLPWQGLFWVMLPIGLTMLVIGMRRVPNVSETRKVPLDALSVILSALAFSALVFGLSQIGAAAVGEAVVQPWIPVAVGLVTLAFFVRRQLVLQRTDSALLDLRTFLSRDFAVSVAMMTMAMVALFGAFIVLPQFARYTLGLDPLWVGAILLPGGLLMGLAGPTVGRLYDRFGPRPLVVPGSVGLTVALWTMALGLGEGSSWVVLLAAHILLMLSLAFLFTPAFSASLGSLPQRLYSHGSATIATLQQVAGAAGTAIFIALYATGVASTGAANPDLPSAAAAAAGAHLAFLAGGILSLGVVVLALFVRKPVAPVESAH, from the coding sequence ATGACCGACACCATCGCAGCTTCGACTCACTCCCCTGCAACCCCGGCGGCCTCCGGCGTGGAGCGCCGCAACCGCACCGCCCTCAGACTTCTGCTCGCCGCCGTCTTCGTGGTATTCCTCAACGAGACGATGATGGCGGTCGCGCTGCCGCGCATCCAGGAGTCCCTGCACATCGACGCGACGAAGGGACAGTGGCTGACGACGGCGTTCGCGCTCACGATGGCGGTGGTCATCCCGATCACCGGTTGGCTGATGCAACGGCTGCGCACCCGGACCGTCTTCACGGTCGCGATGTCGAGTTTCGTCGTGGGCACGCTCATCGCTGCACTGTCACCGGCGTTCGAGGTGCTGGTCGCGGGCCGCGTGGTCCAGGCCGTCGGCACGGCGATCATGATGCCGCTCATGATGACGACGGTGATGACGATCGTCCCGGTCGACGAGCGCGGGCGGACGATGGGGCGCGTCTCCATCGTCATGTCCGTCGCGCCGGCGGTCGGCCCCATCGTGTCCGGTGCGCTCATCCAGGTGCTTCCCTGGCAGGGACTTTTCTGGGTGATGCTGCCGATCGGCCTCACAATGCTCGTGATCGGGATGCGCCGCGTGCCGAACGTGTCCGAGACCCGGAAGGTCCCGCTGGACGCGCTGTCCGTCATCCTCTCCGCCCTCGCGTTCTCGGCGCTCGTCTTCGGGCTCAGCCAGATCGGCGCGGCGGCGGTCGGCGAGGCGGTCGTCCAGCCGTGGATCCCCGTGGCCGTCGGTCTCGTGACGCTCGCCTTCTTCGTCCGGCGGCAGCTCGTCCTGCAGCGGACGGACTCGGCGCTGCTCGACCTGCGCACCTTCCTCTCGCGGGACTTCGCGGTCTCGGTCGCGATGATGACGATGGCGATGGTCGCCCTGTTCGGCGCATTCATCGTGCTGCCGCAGTTCGCCCGCTACACGCTCGGCCTCGACCCGCTGTGGGTCGGCGCGATCCTCCTCCCGGGCGGCCTGCTCATGGGCCTCGCCGGACCGACTGTCGGCCGACTGTACGACCGCTTCGGCCCGCGTCCGCTCGTCGTACCCGGCTCCGTCGGCCTGACGGTCGCACTGTGGACCATGGCGCTCGGCCTCGGCGAGGGCTCGTCCTGGGTGGTGCTACTCGCCGCGCACATCCTGCTGATGCTGTCGCTCGCCTTCCTCTTCACGCCGGCGTTCAGCGCCTCGCTCGGGTCGCTCCCCCAGCGCCTCTACTCGCACGGCAGCGCCACGATCGCCACGCTGCAGCAGGTCGCGGGCGCCGCGGGTACGGCGATCTTCATCGCCCTGTACGCGACCGGCGTGGCCTCGACCGGCGCCGCGAACCCCGACCTGCCGTCGGCCGCCGCCGCAGCAGCCGGTGCTCACCTCGCGTTCCTGGCCGGTGGCATCCTGTCGCTGGGGGTGGTCGTCCTGGCACTGTTCGTCCGGAAGCCCGTGGCTCCGGTCGAGTCGGCACACTGA
- a CDS encoding DUF4186 domain-containing protein yields MDQDQLDARIERIGRIPFRSKFHLRPIEREYLASRGMPVIRQHARDFVDARLAPAFPEKDGKQTPWGGHPVFRAQHATATCCRTCLQINHGIPKGHELIPREREYVVDVITRWIELEAQPRSQRR; encoded by the coding sequence GTGGATCAGGACCAGTTGGACGCCAGGATCGAGCGGATCGGCCGCATCCCGTTCCGGTCGAAGTTCCACCTGCGCCCGATCGAGCGCGAGTACCTCGCGTCGCGCGGGATGCCGGTGATCCGCCAGCACGCCCGCGATTTCGTGGACGCACGGCTCGCGCCGGCCTTTCCCGAGAAGGACGGCAAGCAGACGCCGTGGGGCGGCCATCCGGTGTTCCGGGCGCAGCACGCCACCGCGACCTGCTGCCGCACCTGTCTGCAGATCAACCACGGCATCCCGAAGGGGCACGAGCTGATCCCGCGCGAGCGGGAGTACGTGGTGGATGTGATCACCCGCTGGATCGAGCTGGAGGCGCAGCCGCGGTCTCAGCGCCGGTGA
- a CDS encoding methyltransferase type 11, translating into MVRERFDGRAPTYDESAMHRALASAVAAFIALDGVDTVLDVATGTGLVLRALRDRGFAGPLTGVDLSPGMIDEARRHLPDADLVVADAAGLPLPDASFDLVTCVTGLQLFPHPDAAITEWARVLRPGGRAVTATFVAVDPTRHRAAPPPGTSDHSPFDSVAHLTETVAPAGFRVARTQTWTDGADELLIAELSYDAGS; encoded by the coding sequence ATGGTCCGCGAACGCTTCGACGGCCGCGCCCCGACCTACGACGAGTCCGCGATGCACCGCGCCCTGGCCTCCGCCGTCGCTGCCTTCATCGCCCTCGACGGCGTGGACACGGTCCTCGACGTCGCGACCGGCACCGGCCTGGTGCTGCGCGCCCTCCGCGACCGCGGCTTCGCCGGTCCCCTCACGGGCGTGGACCTCTCCCCGGGCATGATCGACGAGGCCCGCCGCCACCTTCCCGACGCCGACCTCGTCGTCGCCGACGCCGCCGGCCTCCCGCTGCCCGACGCGTCCTTCGACCTGGTGACGTGCGTCACCGGACTGCAGCTCTTCCCGCATCCCGACGCCGCCATCACCGAGTGGGCGCGCGTCCTCCGCCCGGGCGGCCGGGCGGTCACCGCGACCTTCGTCGCCGTCGACCCGACCCGTCACCGCGCGGCCCCGCCGCCCGGCACGTCGGATCACTCCCCGTTCGACTCCGTCGCGCACCTGACCGAGACGGTCGCTCCCGCCGGCTTCCGCGTGGCCCGCACGCAGACGTGGACCGACGGCGCCGACGAGCTCCTGATCGCCGAGCTCTCCTACGACGCCGGGTCGTAG
- a CDS encoding helix-turn-helix transcriptional regulator, with amino-acid sequence MSEASAASGTPVTIALVDDYDVVLLGLARMFDDFRDRLKVVEIDTNEPLAESIDVVLYDAFAQPESGHAQIGELVKNPRARHVVVYTWNFHPELIDSAREQGVHGYLSKTLSAQELVEALEAVNAGEIVVSDSPERARSADELDWPGRKEGITDRESEILALITQGKSNAAVAELTYLSPNTVKSHIRSVYRKIGAESRTQAVLWGVEHGFTPDHRRIERWVGAGE; translated from the coding sequence ATGTCCGAGGCTTCGGCCGCATCCGGCACGCCCGTCACCATCGCGCTGGTGGACGACTACGACGTCGTGCTGCTCGGGCTGGCCCGGATGTTCGACGACTTCCGCGACCGGCTGAAGGTCGTCGAGATCGACACCAACGAGCCGCTGGCCGAATCCATCGACGTGGTGCTGTACGACGCGTTCGCCCAGCCGGAGTCCGGTCACGCGCAGATCGGCGAGCTCGTGAAGAACCCGCGGGCGCGGCACGTCGTCGTCTACACGTGGAACTTCCATCCCGAGCTGATCGACAGCGCGCGTGAGCAGGGCGTCCATGGCTACCTTTCGAAGACGCTGTCGGCCCAGGAGCTGGTGGAGGCGCTCGAAGCCGTCAACGCCGGCGAGATCGTGGTCAGCGACTCGCCCGAACGCGCCCGTAGCGCCGACGAACTCGACTGGCCGGGTCGGAAGGAGGGGATCACCGACCGCGAGTCCGAGATCCTGGCCCTGATCACGCAGGGCAAGAGCAATGCGGCGGTCGCCGAGCTCACGTATCTGAGTCCGAACACGGTCAAGTCGCACATCCGGAGCGTGTACCGGAAGATCGGGGCGGAGAGCCGCACCCAGGCGGTGCTCTGGGGCGTGGAGCACGGGTTCACGCCCGACCATCGGCGGATCGAGCGCTGGGTCGGCGCCGGCGAGTGA